A single window of Halobacterium jilantaiense DNA harbors:
- the ribH gene encoding 6,7-dimethyl-8-ribityllumazine synthase, with translation MTRLGLVVAEFNRSVTEQMEASARDAAADADAELVETIHVPGAYDSPLAADRLARRDDVDAVAVVGTIVTGDTNHDEVIAQATAEKLTDVSLDRDTPVTFGVTGPGMSGAEARERVEKGADAVESAVSLTEAL, from the coding sequence ATGACACGGCTCGGGCTGGTCGTTGCGGAGTTCAACCGCAGCGTCACCGAACAGATGGAGGCGTCGGCACGGGACGCGGCCGCAGACGCCGACGCCGAACTCGTCGAGACGATTCACGTCCCGGGAGCGTACGATTCGCCGCTGGCGGCCGACCGGCTGGCGCGCCGCGACGACGTGGACGCCGTCGCCGTGGTCGGCACCATCGTCACCGGTGACACGAACCACGACGAGGTCATCGCGCAGGCGACCGCGGAGAAGCTCACGGACGTGAGCCTGGACCGCGACACGCCCGTGACGTTCGGCGTCACCGGCCCGGGGATGTCCGGCGCGGAGGCCCGGGAGCGTGTCGAGAAAGGCGCGGACGCAGTCGAGAGCGCGGTCAGTCTGACGGAGGCACTCTAA
- a CDS encoding universal stress protein codes for MSTHTNTTTSDADPTDAAASATPSSLFDRVLVVTDGGDAGDAAAETAVRLAARHDASVDALFVVDTATHWDVVVEREENAGENAVETVADRGAAFGVDVRKRFRYGHAHQEVLDYADVHDADLVVVSSTKPTGLDRLVAPDTLAPRVQREADVPVMVVGPNDA; via the coding sequence ATGTCGACGCACACGAACACCACCACCTCGGACGCAGACCCGACCGACGCAGCCGCGTCAGCGACGCCTAGTTCGCTGTTCGACCGCGTGCTGGTCGTGACAGACGGCGGCGACGCCGGCGACGCCGCCGCGGAGACGGCCGTCCGGCTGGCGGCGCGACACGACGCGTCAGTCGACGCGCTGTTCGTCGTCGACACCGCGACCCACTGGGACGTCGTCGTCGAGCGCGAGGAGAACGCCGGCGAGAACGCCGTCGAAACCGTCGCCGACCGGGGTGCGGCGTTCGGCGTCGACGTCCGCAAGCGCTTCCGCTACGGGCACGCCCACCAAGAGGTCCTGGACTACGCCGACGTCCACGACGCCGACCTCGTCGTCGTCAGTTCGACGAAGCCGACCGGTCTCGACCGGCTCGTCGCGCCGGACACGCTCGCGCCCCGCGTGCAGCGCGAGGCCGACGTTCCGGTGATGGTCGTCGGACCGAACGACGCCTGA
- a CDS encoding Glu/Leu/Phe/Val family dehydrogenase produces MPEANPFESLQEQIGDAGEFLDVGDDVLERLKHPERVLETTLSVEMDDGSIETFKAFRSQFNGDRGPYKGGIRYHPGVSRDEVKALSGWMVYKTSVVDIPYGGGKGGIVIDPSEYSDDELERITRAFATELRPLIGEDKDVPAPDVNTGQREMNWIKDTYETLENTTAPGVITGKALENGGSEGRVEATGRSTMFAAREVFDYLNRDLDGATVAVQGYGNAGSVAAKLIEDQGADVVAVSDSSGAIYNADGFDARAVKDFKTETGSVSGYDEATEEFSNDDLLTLDVDLLVPAALENAIDEDLAHDVDADVVVEAANGPLTPDADDVLSERGVTVVPDILANAGGVTVSYFEWVQNRQRFQWTEERVNEELEAVITDAFDAMTDAHEDAGTPNLRTAAYVVAIQRVVDAYEGSGSWP; encoded by the coding sequence ATGCCGGAAGCCAACCCATTCGAGAGCCTGCAGGAACAGATCGGCGACGCCGGCGAGTTCCTCGACGTCGGCGACGACGTACTCGAACGCCTCAAACACCCCGAGCGCGTCCTCGAGACGACGCTCTCCGTCGAGATGGACGACGGCTCTATCGAGACGTTCAAGGCCTTCCGTTCGCAGTTCAACGGCGACCGCGGCCCGTACAAGGGCGGCATCCGCTACCACCCGGGCGTCTCCCGCGACGAAGTGAAGGCGCTCTCGGGCTGGATGGTGTACAAGACCTCGGTCGTCGACATCCCGTACGGTGGCGGCAAGGGCGGTATCGTCATCGACCCGAGCGAGTACTCCGACGACGAACTCGAACGCATCACGCGAGCGTTCGCCACAGAACTCCGGCCGCTCATCGGCGAAGACAAGGACGTCCCCGCGCCGGACGTCAACACCGGCCAGCGCGAGATGAACTGGATCAAAGACACGTACGAGACCCTCGAGAACACCACCGCGCCCGGCGTCATCACGGGGAAGGCCCTCGAGAACGGCGGAAGTGAGGGTCGCGTCGAAGCGACCGGCCGTTCCACGATGTTCGCGGCCCGCGAGGTCTTCGACTACCTCAACCGCGACCTCGACGGCGCGACCGTCGCTGTTCAGGGCTACGGGAACGCCGGCAGCGTCGCCGCGAAACTCATCGAGGACCAGGGGGCCGACGTGGTCGCCGTCTCCGACTCCTCCGGCGCAATCTACAACGCCGACGGCTTCGACGCTCGCGCCGTCAAGGACTTCAAGACCGAGACCGGCAGCGTCTCCGGCTACGACGAGGCCACCGAGGAGTTCTCGAACGACGACCTGCTCACGCTTGACGTCGACCTCCTCGTCCCCGCGGCGCTCGAGAACGCCATCGACGAGGACCTCGCCCACGACGTCGACGCCGACGTCGTCGTCGAGGCCGCCAACGGCCCGCTCACGCCGGACGCCGACGACGTGCTCTCCGAGCGCGGCGTCACCGTCGTCCCGGACATCCTCGCGAACGCCGGCGGCGTCACCGTCTCGTACTTCGAGTGGGTGCAGAACCGCCAGCGCTTCCAGTGGACCGAGGAACGCGTCAACGAGGAACTCGAAGCCGTCATCACCGACGCCTTCGACGCGATGACCGACGCCCACGAGGACGCCGGCACGCCGAACCTCCGCACCGCCGCCTACGTCGTCGCCATCCAGCGCGTCGTCGACGCCTACGAGGGCAGCGGCAGCTGGCCCTGA
- a CDS encoding acyl-CoA carboxylase subunit beta — translation MKVRIGGGATDSEAEAVAAALAEHVNDDVEVYLGDADEPAAVHEAPEDADESAGDDADDLGPTEREELLREEISDILEGGPEKYKERLPDQDKLFVRDRLDLWFGDEGGDGDGDLLFEDGKFAHFDGWHPNSPDVDEADDGTRLPADGLITGAADFDGRDVHFMANDFTVKAGSMAERGVEKFLRMQQRALKTGKPVLYLMDSSGGRIDQQSGFFANREGIGKYYFNHSRLSGRVPQVCVLYGPCIAGAAYTPVFADYTIMVEGMSAMAIASPRMVEMVTGEQIEMQDLGGPQVHAEQSGSADLVARDEEHARELVANLVQYLPDNSDEKPPSQPAKPPAKPTSGIDGLIPEAPNRAYDMHDLIDRVVDEDSFFELRPEYGKEILTGYARIDGRTVGIVANQPAQRAGAIFPDAAEKAAEFVWKSDAYNIPLLYLCDTPGFMAGSSVEKDAILEKGKKMIYATSEATVPKQSVVVRKAYGAGIYAMSGPAYDPESTIALPSGEIGIMGPEAAINAVYANKLDAIDDPEERKQREQELREEYREDIDVHRMASETVIDEIVPPSELRTELSNRFAFYEDVEKDRPSKKHGTIL, via the coding sequence ATGAAAGTGCGCATCGGTGGCGGTGCGACCGACTCGGAAGCCGAAGCGGTCGCGGCCGCGCTCGCCGAACACGTCAACGACGACGTGGAGGTCTATCTAGGTGACGCCGACGAGCCAGCCGCCGTCCACGAGGCCCCGGAAGACGCCGACGAATCGGCCGGTGACGACGCCGACGACCTCGGGCCGACGGAACGCGAGGAGCTGCTCCGCGAGGAGATTTCGGACATCCTTGAGGGCGGCCCCGAGAAGTACAAGGAGCGGCTGCCCGACCAGGACAAACTGTTCGTCCGCGACCGCCTCGACCTCTGGTTCGGCGACGAGGGCGGGGACGGCGATGGCGACCTCCTGTTCGAGGACGGGAAGTTCGCGCACTTCGACGGCTGGCACCCGAACAGCCCGGACGTCGACGAGGCCGACGACGGCACCCGCCTGCCCGCCGACGGCCTCATCACCGGCGCGGCGGACTTCGACGGCCGGGACGTCCACTTCATGGCCAACGACTTCACCGTAAAGGCCGGGTCGATGGCCGAGCGCGGCGTCGAGAAGTTCCTCCGGATGCAGCAGCGCGCGCTCAAGACCGGCAAGCCCGTGCTGTACCTGATGGACTCCTCCGGGGGGCGCATCGACCAGCAGTCCGGGTTCTTCGCGAACCGCGAGGGCATCGGGAAGTACTACTTCAACCACTCCCGGCTCTCCGGCCGCGTCCCACAGGTCTGCGTGCTGTACGGCCCCTGTATCGCCGGGGCCGCCTACACGCCGGTGTTCGCGGACTACACCATCATGGTCGAGGGGATGTCGGCGATGGCCATCGCCAGCCCGCGAATGGTGGAGATGGTCACTGGCGAGCAGATCGAGATGCAAGACCTCGGCGGCCCGCAGGTCCACGCCGAGCAGTCCGGCAGCGCCGACCTGGTCGCCCGCGACGAGGAGCACGCCCGCGAACTGGTCGCGAACCTCGTGCAGTACCTCCCGGACAACAGTGACGAGAAACCGCCGAGCCAGCCCGCGAAGCCGCCGGCGAAGCCGACCTCGGGCATCGACGGTCTGATTCCGGAGGCCCCGAACCGCGCCTACGACATGCACGACCTCATCGACCGCGTGGTCGACGAGGACTCGTTCTTCGAGCTCCGGCCGGAGTACGGCAAGGAGATTCTCACAGGGTACGCGCGCATCGACGGCCGCACGGTCGGCATCGTCGCGAACCAGCCCGCGCAGCGCGCCGGAGCCATCTTCCCGGACGCCGCCGAGAAGGCCGCGGAGTTCGTCTGGAAGTCCGACGCCTACAACATCCCGCTGCTGTACCTCTGTGACACGCCCGGCTTCATGGCGGGCTCGTCGGTCGAGAAAGACGCCATCCTGGAGAAGGGCAAGAAGATGATCTACGCCACGAGCGAGGCGACGGTGCCGAAGCAGTCCGTCGTGGTGCGGAAGGCGTACGGGGCCGGCATCTACGCGATGTCCGGGCCCGCCTACGATCCCGAGTCAACCATCGCCCTGCCGTCCGGCGAAATCGGAATCATGGGTCCCGAGGCGGCAATCAACGCCGTCTACGCGAACAAGCTCGACGCCATCGACGACCCCGAGGAGCGCAAACAGCGCGAGCAGGAACTCCGCGAGGAGTACCGCGAGGACATCGACGTCCACCGGATGGCGTCCGAGACGGTCATCGACGAAATCGTGCCGCCGTCCGAACTCCGCACCGAGCTCTCGAACCGCTTCGCCTTCTACGAGGACGTGGAGAAAGACCGGCCGTCGAAGAAGCACGGCACGATCCTCTGA
- the purE gene encoding 5-(carboxyamino)imidazole ribonucleotide mutase, translated as MTTVADLVDLFESEAARDRPAEETPDVGVIMGSDSDLDVMAGAHDALTDLGFTEVTDYDDAPSGYSFESWVVSAHRTPDLMYAYAETAVDRGLDVVIAGAGGKSADLPNMTASLAYPLPVVGVPVQEKSVDSVIGMPTGAPLTAVDAGKSYNAGLSAAQFLATDDPELADRLRDLHADRRDGVAEVSSDLHTRGTERFRADRD; from the coding sequence ATGACCACTGTAGCCGACCTCGTCGACCTGTTCGAATCGGAGGCAGCGCGCGACCGACCCGCCGAAGAGACGCCCGACGTCGGCGTCATCATGGGTAGCGACAGCGACCTCGACGTGATGGCGGGTGCTCACGACGCACTCACCGACCTCGGCTTCACCGAGGTGACGGACTACGACGACGCGCCATCGGGGTACTCCTTCGAGTCGTGGGTCGTCTCCGCCCACCGGACGCCCGACCTCATGTACGCGTACGCCGAGACGGCAGTCGACCGCGGTCTCGACGTCGTCATCGCGGGAGCCGGCGGGAAGTCAGCAGACCTCCCGAACATGACCGCATCGCTGGCGTACCCCCTCCCGGTCGTCGGCGTCCCCGTTCAGGAGAAGTCCGTCGACTCCGTCATCGGGATGCCGACCGGCGCGCCGCTGACGGCAGTCGACGCCGGCAAGTCCTACAATGCGGGCCTGTCTGCCGCCCAGTTCCTCGCCACAGACGACCCCGAACTCGCCGACCGACTCCGTGACCTGCACGCCGACCGGCGGGACGGCGTCGCCGAGGTCTCCTCGGACCTCCACACACGCGGAACCGAACGCTTTCGCGCGGACCGAGACTGA
- a CDS encoding HpcH/HpaI aldolase/citrate lyase family protein, whose amino-acid sequence MVRRSVLFSPGDQSDLMRKAPSAGADVVVFDLEDAVAPGQKDEARAAVGDVLSDPDFDPDCEVCVRVNPVGSGAGADVEAVLAGGRTADAVMLPKVEDSEDVETLGRLLAEADAEAPVLALVESARGVLNAQEIAVAGPTDALVFGAEDLSADIGATRTDDGTEVLHAREQVVLAASAAGVDAIDTVYTDIEDTDGLAGETRFAAGLGFDGKMAIHPAQVDPINDAYTPAPEDVEWAERVLDAKAEADAEDRGVFRVDGEMIDAPLVAQAERVLERAEAADT is encoded by the coding sequence ATGGTTCGACGCAGCGTCCTGTTCTCGCCCGGCGACCAGTCCGACCTGATGCGGAAGGCCCCGAGCGCGGGGGCAGACGTCGTGGTCTTCGACCTGGAAGACGCCGTCGCGCCCGGCCAGAAGGACGAAGCCAGAGCGGCAGTCGGCGACGTGCTCTCCGACCCCGACTTCGACCCGGACTGCGAGGTCTGCGTGCGCGTCAACCCCGTCGGCTCCGGGGCCGGCGCGGACGTGGAGGCAGTGCTCGCGGGCGGACGCACGGCCGACGCGGTGATGCTCCCGAAAGTCGAGGACAGCGAGGACGTGGAGACGCTCGGCCGCCTGCTCGCCGAGGCGGACGCCGAAGCGCCCGTGCTCGCGCTCGTGGAGTCTGCCCGGGGCGTGCTGAACGCTCAGGAGATTGCCGTCGCCGGGCCGACGGACGCCCTCGTGTTCGGCGCAGAGGACCTCTCCGCGGACATCGGCGCGACGCGGACCGACGATGGAACGGAAGTCCTCCACGCGCGCGAACAAGTCGTCCTCGCAGCGAGTGCGGCGGGCGTGGACGCAATCGACACGGTCTACACGGACATCGAGGACACCGACGGCCTCGCCGGGGAGACGCGGTTCGCGGCCGGACTGGGTTTCGACGGGAAGATGGCCATCCACCCCGCGCAGGTTGACCCCATCAACGACGCGTACACGCCGGCACCGGAAGACGTCGAGTGGGCCGAGCGCGTCCTCGACGCGAAAGCGGAGGCCGACGCGGAGGACCGGGGCGTGTTCCGCGTGGACGGCGAGATGATAGATGCACCGCTGGTCGCGCAGGCCGAGCGCGTGCTGGAGCGCGCAGAGGCGGCCGACACCTAA
- a CDS encoding MaoC family dehydratase, which translates to MTGRYYEGFEEGETIEHATRRTVSESDNQKFCDMTMNQQPLHLDADFADDTQFGERIVNGLYTMSLAVGITIPETTDGTIVANLSYDEVEHPAPVFHGDTIRVQSTVTDKRETSDGERGVVTFHVEAFAVNREDEPLVCEFDRTVLSLKRDHADGED; encoded by the coding sequence ATGACAGGCCGCTACTACGAGGGCTTCGAGGAGGGCGAGACCATCGAGCACGCCACCCGGCGCACCGTCTCGGAGTCGGACAACCAGAAGTTCTGCGACATGACGATGAACCAGCAGCCGCTGCACCTGGACGCCGACTTCGCGGACGACACCCAGTTCGGCGAGCGCATCGTCAACGGCCTCTACACGATGAGTCTCGCCGTCGGCATCACCATCCCGGAGACGACGGACGGCACTATCGTCGCGAACCTCTCCTACGACGAGGTCGAACACCCCGCTCCGGTGTTCCACGGTGACACCATCCGCGTGCAGTCCACGGTCACGGACAAGCGCGAGACGAGCGACGGCGAGCGCGGCGTCGTCACCTTCCACGTCGAGGCGTTCGCCGTGAACCGCGAGGACGAGCCGCTGGTCTGCGAGTTTGACCGCACGGTGCTCTCGCTCAAGCGCGACCACGCCGACGGCGAGGACTGA
- a CDS encoding flippase activity-associated protein Agl23: protein MDSPGRRRAAALAAVVAVVALALAVRFVALGDRVFHWDEARVGYWILQYQTTGDWSYRAFVHGPFLFQVNELLFGVLGDSNAVARAPVALVGGLLPGVAWLFRTRLDDAEVVALAGLLALNPVLVYYSRFMRNDVLVAAFSLAALGFAVRAIDTGRRGDVVAAGAVLALAFTAKENALVYVGMFVGATALLVDTRLFTARERGESWRSAARDAVASVGRGIWDWRRSLAGAAAAFVLVFAVFYAPRPAFYQALSDPSKLPSALVAGTLGAAEELWGVWGVSGSASRDHSYVAFLADAVKTMGSTALVVSVVGVLGFLAERYVADDPREFVLFAGYWAFASVVVYPAITDISGVWSVTHAVVPLAIPAAVGVGYVVDLGRRSLESDDKAGVALAALVVLALVAQVGVVTAETSFVMPQEEENDLVQFGQPGSDMSDTLATVESVTRAHDGDPDVVFFGDHFHVTKDVDPTDPGSVAGTNWFNRLPLNWYLERGNATAESTRVRSAITECPTSATSGGPALCDAPVVVSKADHYADLAPSLTERGYVSRTYELTSTNTIIVVFVDANAAGYEPL, encoded by the coding sequence ATGGACTCGCCGGGTCGCCGCCGCGCAGCCGCTCTCGCTGCCGTAGTCGCCGTCGTCGCTCTCGCACTCGCCGTCCGGTTCGTCGCGCTCGGCGACCGGGTGTTCCACTGGGACGAGGCCCGCGTCGGCTACTGGATACTCCAGTACCAGACGACGGGTGACTGGTCGTACCGCGCCTTCGTCCACGGCCCGTTCCTCTTTCAGGTGAACGAACTCCTCTTCGGCGTGCTCGGCGACTCGAACGCGGTCGCACGAGCGCCGGTCGCGCTCGTCGGCGGCCTCCTCCCTGGGGTCGCGTGGCTCTTCCGAACCAGACTCGACGACGCCGAGGTCGTCGCGCTCGCCGGCCTGCTCGCGCTGAACCCCGTGCTCGTCTACTACTCGCGGTTCATGCGCAACGACGTGCTCGTCGCGGCGTTCAGCCTCGCTGCGCTCGGGTTCGCCGTGCGCGCAATCGACACCGGCCGCCGCGGGGACGTCGTCGCCGCCGGCGCGGTGCTCGCGCTCGCGTTCACCGCGAAGGAGAACGCGCTCGTCTACGTCGGCATGTTCGTCGGCGCGACGGCGCTGCTGGTCGACACGCGACTGTTCACGGCCCGCGAGCGCGGCGAGTCGTGGCGGTCCGCAGCCCGGGACGCCGTCGCTTCGGTGGGCCGCGGCATCTGGGACTGGCGGCGCTCGCTGGCCGGCGCGGCGGCCGCCTTCGTCCTCGTCTTCGCGGTCTTCTACGCGCCCCGACCGGCGTTCTATCAGGCGCTCTCGGACCCGTCGAAACTCCCGAGCGCGCTCGTCGCGGGCACGCTCGGCGCGGCCGAAGAGCTGTGGGGCGTCTGGGGAGTCAGTGGGTCGGCGAGCCGCGACCACAGCTACGTCGCCTTCCTCGCGGACGCGGTGAAGACGATGGGGTCGACGGCGCTCGTCGTCTCCGTCGTCGGCGTCCTCGGGTTCCTCGCGGAGCGCTACGTCGCCGACGACCCCCGGGAGTTCGTGCTGTTCGCTGGCTACTGGGCGTTCGCGTCGGTCGTCGTCTACCCCGCTATCACCGACATCTCGGGCGTCTGGTCCGTGACCCACGCCGTCGTGCCGCTGGCGATTCCGGCCGCCGTGGGCGTCGGGTACGTCGTCGACCTCGGCCGGCGGTCCCTCGAATCCGACGACAAGGCGGGGGTCGCGCTGGCTGCCCTCGTCGTGCTCGCGCTCGTCGCGCAGGTCGGCGTCGTCACCGCCGAGACGTCGTTCGTGATGCCTCAGGAGGAGGAGAACGACCTCGTGCAGTTCGGGCAGCCCGGTAGCGACATGAGTGACACGCTCGCGACCGTCGAGTCCGTCACGAGGGCGCACGACGGCGACCCCGACGTGGTGTTCTTCGGCGACCACTTCCACGTCACGAAGGACGTCGACCCGACAGACCCGGGGAGCGTCGCGGGCACGAACTGGTTCAACAGACTGCCGCTGAACTGGTACCTCGAACGCGGGAACGCCACCGCGGAGTCGACCCGGGTGCGGAGCGCCATCACGGAGTGTCCGACGAGCGCGACGAGCGGCGGCCCGGCGCTGTGCGACGCGCCGGTCGTCGTCTCGAAGGCCGACCACTACGCCGACCTCGCGCCGTCGCTGACCGAGCGCGGCTACGTGAGTCGGACGTACGAACTCACGTCCACGAACACCATCATCGTCGTCTTCGTCGACGCGAACGCTGCTGGCTACGAACCGCTCTGA
- a CDS encoding pyridoxal phosphate-dependent aminotransferase produces MEFSDRVTSVEPSATLAVSNLASELEADGVDVVDLSVGEPDFATPGNVVEAGKDAMDAGHTGYAPSNGVPELRDAVAEKLQGDGLDYEADNVIVTPGAKQALYETFQTVVDDGDEVVLLDPAWVSYEAMAKLAGGELSRVDLAPHDFQLEPALDDLAETVSDDTELLVVNSPSNPTGAVYSRAAMEGVRDLAVDHDVTVISDEIYQHINYGKEHVSLAGLDGMFERTVTVNGFSKAYSMTGWRLGYLAAPEELVSQAGKVHSHSVSSAANFVQRAGVEALQNTDDAVDEMVDAFASRRDLLVDRFEEYGKDVSVPDGAFYLMLPVADDDQTWCQDALKDAHVATVPGSAFGAPGYARLSYAASTERLEEAVDRLAAEGYL; encoded by the coding sequence ATGGAATTCAGTGACAGAGTCACGAGCGTCGAGCCGAGTGCGACCCTCGCGGTGAGCAACCTCGCGAGTGAACTGGAAGCGGACGGCGTGGACGTCGTCGACCTCTCGGTCGGCGAACCCGACTTCGCCACGCCCGGGAACGTCGTCGAGGCCGGGAAAGACGCGATGGACGCCGGCCACACGGGGTACGCGCCGTCGAACGGCGTGCCCGAACTCCGGGACGCCGTCGCCGAGAAGCTGCAGGGCGACGGCCTCGACTACGAGGCGGACAACGTCATCGTGACGCCGGGCGCGAAGCAGGCCCTCTACGAGACGTTCCAGACCGTCGTCGACGACGGGGACGAGGTCGTGTTGCTGGACCCGGCGTGGGTGTCCTACGAGGCGATGGCGAAGCTCGCCGGCGGCGAGCTCTCGCGGGTCGACCTCGCACCCCACGACTTCCAGCTCGAACCCGCCCTTGACGACCTCGCCGAGACAGTCTCGGACGACACCGAGTTGCTGGTCGTGAACTCCCCCAGCAACCCCACCGGCGCGGTGTACTCGCGGGCGGCGATGGAGGGCGTCCGCGACCTCGCGGTCGACCACGACGTGACGGTCATCTCGGACGAGATCTACCAGCACATCAACTACGGGAAAGAGCACGTCAGCCTCGCCGGCCTCGACGGGATGTTCGAGCGCACGGTCACGGTCAACGGCTTCTCGAAGGCGTACTCGATGACCGGCTGGCGGCTCGGCTACCTCGCGGCCCCCGAGGAACTCGTCTCGCAGGCCGGGAAGGTCCACTCGCACTCCGTCTCCTCGGCGGCGAACTTCGTGCAGCGCGCCGGCGTCGAGGCCCTGCAGAACACCGACGACGCCGTCGACGAGATGGTCGACGCCTTCGCGTCGCGGCGCGACCTGCTCGTCGACCGCTTCGAGGAGTACGGCAAGGACGTCTCGGTGCCGGATGGCGCGTTCTACCTGATGCTCCCGGTCGCCGACGACGACCAGACGTGGTGCCAGGACGCCCTGAAGGACGCCCACGTCGCGACCGTGCCCGGGTCGGCGTTCGGCGCGCCCGGCTACGCGCGGCTCTCCTACGCCGCGAGCACCGAGCGGCTCGAAGAAGCGGTCGACCGGCTCGCCGCGGAAGGCTACCTGTAG
- a CDS encoding 5-(carboxyamino)imidazole ribonucleotide synthase — translation MMERVPGATVGVVGGGQLGRMFAEAASPLGVDVVALDPTPDCPAVPPAADQIVADFDDRAAVRDLAERADVLTYEIELADPDALESVAADFDVEVHPTPDTLRTIQDKLVQNRALADAGVPVPDFEAVDGSDDLRAAFDSLGTPLMLKRRTGGYDGRGNAPVASVEAAREEFGDLDGFVAEELVDFERELSVIAVRGDGETATFPVAENVHKAEVLRESVVPARTSESVREQAAAVAEKVLGALDGRGVFGVELFERVSSRDTDGASGDSREREVLVNEIAPRPHNSGHYTIEGCYTSQFEQYARAVLGLPLGDTTLRAPTVMANVLAEPDAETRPAELDGVPGILDEPRLAFHWYGKREVRALRKLGHVTVVGDDRDDLLDRARDARDALFFREGTETASEPAGHSTQS, via the coding sequence ATGATGGAACGCGTCCCCGGAGCCACCGTCGGCGTCGTCGGCGGCGGTCAGCTCGGCCGGATGTTCGCCGAGGCCGCCAGCCCGCTCGGCGTCGACGTCGTCGCACTCGACCCGACGCCGGACTGCCCCGCCGTCCCGCCGGCGGCCGACCAGATTGTCGCGGACTTCGACGACCGAGCGGCCGTCCGCGACCTCGCCGAGCGCGCGGACGTCCTCACGTACGAAATCGAGCTCGCCGACCCCGACGCACTCGAATCGGTCGCCGCCGACTTCGACGTCGAGGTCCACCCGACGCCCGACACGCTGCGCACGATTCAGGACAAGCTCGTCCAGAACCGGGCGCTCGCCGACGCCGGCGTCCCGGTGCCCGACTTCGAGGCGGTCGACGGCTCCGACGACCTCCGCGCGGCCTTCGACTCCCTCGGCACACCGCTGATGCTGAAGCGTCGCACCGGCGGCTACGACGGCCGCGGGAACGCCCCGGTCGCCTCCGTCGAGGCGGCGCGCGAGGAGTTCGGCGACCTCGACGGCTTCGTCGCCGAGGAACTCGTCGACTTCGAGCGCGAACTCTCCGTCATCGCCGTCCGAGGCGACGGAGAGACGGCCACCTTCCCCGTCGCCGAGAACGTCCACAAGGCCGAGGTGCTCCGGGAGTCCGTCGTTCCCGCCCGCACGAGTGAGTCCGTTCGCGAGCAGGCGGCCGCGGTCGCAGAGAAGGTCCTCGGCGCGCTCGACGGGAGAGGGGTGTTCGGCGTGGAGTTGTTCGAGCGCGTGTCCTCACGGGACACGGATGGAGCGAGCGGCGACAGCCGCGAGCGCGAAGTGCTCGTCAACGAAATCGCGCCCCGCCCTCACAACTCCGGCCACTACACTATTGAGGGCTGTTACACGTCCCAGTTCGAGCAGTACGCTCGCGCGGTCCTCGGGCTTCCGCTCGGGGACACGACACTCCGTGCCCCGACCGTGATGGCGAACGTCCTCGCGGAGCCCGACGCGGAGACTCGTCCGGCGGAGCTGGACGGCGTCCCCGGGATTCTCGACGAGCCGCGGCTGGCCTTCCACTGGTACGGCAAACGGGAGGTGCGGGCGCTCCGGAAGCTCGGCCACGTCACCGTCGTCGGCGACGACCGGGACGACCTGCTCGACCGCGCGCGAGACGCGCGAGACGCACTCTTCTTCCGGGAGGGAACCGAGACAGCGAGCGAACCTGCAGGCCACAGCACCCAATCATGA
- a CDS encoding DoxX family membrane protein — MTEGDRVAAVVGRVTSLAASAPAPATLARWGLGLMLVAAGAHKLLQPEGWTVYVTDWLAPLLVVSPTVFMLANGYLELGFAALLLADRYTAFAALVAAGSLAVTTAYLAVVWVDTGAFGDVVARDVGLTGLALAVLVDALRDG; from the coding sequence GTGACCGAAGGCGACCGCGTCGCGGCCGTTGTCGGACGCGTGACCAGCCTCGCCGCGAGTGCGCCAGCCCCGGCCACGCTCGCGCGCTGGGGGCTCGGCCTGATGCTGGTCGCGGCGGGCGCGCACAAGCTCCTGCAGCCGGAGGGCTGGACGGTCTACGTCACCGACTGGCTGGCACCCCTGCTTGTCGTCTCCCCGACAGTGTTCATGCTGGCGAACGGGTACCTCGAACTCGGGTTCGCAGCACTCCTGCTCGCGGACCGCTACACCGCGTTCGCGGCGCTCGTCGCGGCCGGCTCGCTCGCAGTGACGACCGCGTACCTCGCCGTCGTCTGGGTCGACACCGGCGCGTTCGGGGACGTGGTCGCTCGGGACGTGGGACTCACGGGGCTGGCGCTGGCGGTGCTCGTGGACGCGCTCAGAGACGGGTAG